AAACAAGTGTAGCCTTTGTAATGCTTtgcttttcattgttgttttccACTCTTAATTGTGTCTGTAGGCTGATCAGTGCACAGGTCTCCAAGGCTTCCTGGTCTTCCACTCCTTTGGTGGAGGAACTGGCTCTGGTTTCACCTCCCTGCTGATGGAGAGACTCTCTGTTGACTTTGGTAAAAAGTCTAAGCTTGAGTTTGCCATCTACCCGGCCCCCCAGGTCTCCACAGCTGTAGTGGAGCCTTACAACTCCATCCTGACCACCCACACCACCCTGGAGCACTCTGACTGTGCCTTCATGGTGGACAATGAGGCCATCTATGACATCTGCCGCAGGAACCTCGATATTGAACGCCCGTCGTACACCAACCTGAACCGCCTCATCAGCCAGATAGTTTCATCCATCACAGCCTCGCTTCGCTTTGATGGAGCCCTGAATGTTGACCTGACAGAGTTCCAGACCAACTTGGTGCCCTACCCTCGCATCCACTTCCCTCTGGCCACTTATGCTCCAGTCATCTCTGCTGAGAAAGCTTATCATGAGCAGCTGTCAGTTGCTGAGATCACAAACTCCTGCTTtgagccagccaatcagatggtGAAGTGTGATCCTCGTCATGGTAAATACATggcctgctgtctgctgtatCGTGGTGACGTGGTGCCCAAAGATGTCAATGTGGCCATCGCAGCCATCAAAACCAAACGCACCATCCAGTTTGTGGACTGGTGCCCCACAGGCTTCAAGGTGGGCATCAACTATCAGCCTCCAACAGTGGTTCCTGGTGGAGACCTGGCCAAGGTGCAGAGGGCCGTGTGCATGCTGAGCAACACCACAGCCATCGCTGAGGCCTGGGCCCGTCTCGACCACAAGTTTGACCTCATGTATGCCAAGAGAGCCTTTGTCCACTGGTATGTTGGGGAGGgaatggaggagggagagttctCAGAGGCCAGAGAAGACATGGCTGCCCTGGAGAAGGATTATGAAGAGGTTGGGATCGACTCAtttgaagaggatgaggaa
This window of the Enoplosus armatus isolate fEnoArm2 chromosome 11, fEnoArm2.hap1, whole genome shotgun sequence genome carries:
- the LOC139292830 gene encoding tubulin alpha chain-like, which gives rise to MRECISVHVGQAGVQMGNTCWELYCLEHGIQPDGQMPSHKPVGGHDDSFTTFFSETGAQKYVPRAIFVDLEPTVIDEVRTGTYRQLFHPEQLISGKEDAANNYARGHYTIGKEIIDSVLDRIRKLADQCTGLQGFLVFHSFGGGTGSGFTSLLMERLSVDFGKKSKLEFAIYPAPQVSTAVVEPYNSILTTHTTLEHSDCAFMVDNEAIYDICRRNLDIERPSYTNLNRLISQIVSSITASLRFDGALNVDLTEFQTNLVPYPRIHFPLATYAPVISAEKAYHEQLSVAEITNSCFEPANQMVKCDPRHGKYMACCLLYRGDVVPKDVNVAIAAIKTKRTIQFVDWCPTGFKVGINYQPPTVVPGGDLAKVQRAVCMLSNTTAIAEAWARLDHKFDLMYAKRAFVHWYVGEGMEEGEFSEAREDMAALEKDYEEVGIDSFEEDEEGEEY